From Zerene cesonia ecotype Mississippi chromosome 16, Zerene_cesonia_1.1, whole genome shotgun sequence, one genomic window encodes:
- the LOC119832834 gene encoding ribosome-recycling factor, mitochondrial yields the protein MGTLLLQRLIIPIVTHTRNVTPNLFRSNIGIISVNTNTIAIRNYAKNKDKGKDKKGKSAKVEINPAMIAELVDVDKLKNRCQAAIEKMKDDFAKNLSIRSTTGSIESLPVKYEGKDYELQELAQIIRKNPKTLIIDFTSFPQVIPDVLKAIHGSGLNLNPQQDGTRLYVPVPKVTKEHREALAKNAKALYIKCRDAMKDVQNEFVKKTKKQTGVSEDLVFNVTKQIGVLCEQYQNDAKNIYETKHNELVGK from the coding sequence ATGGGGACACTATTACTTCAAAGATTGATTATACCCATAGTAACGCATACAAGAAATGTAACTCCTAACCTTTTTCGAAGTAACATAGGAATTATTTCTGTGAATACAAATACAATCGCAATAAGGAACTATGCTAAGAATAAAGACAAAGGTAAAGACAAGAAAGGTAAGAGTGCTAAAGTTGAAATTAATCCAGCTATGATTGCGGAATTGGTAGATGTCGATAAACTAAAAAACCGGTGCCAGGCAGCTATTGAAAAAATGAAAGACGACTTTGCAAAGAACCTCTCGATACGGTCAACGACAGGCTCGATAGAATCTCTTCCAGTCAAATATGAAGGTAAAGATTATGAGTTACAAGAGCTTGCTcaaataataaggaaaaatcCAAAAACACTTATCATAGATTTTACATCGTTTCCTCAAGTTATACCTGATGTTTTGAAGGCAATACATGGTTCAGGATTGAATTTGAACCCTCAGCAAGATGGTACTAGGCTATATGTACCTGTACCTAAAGTGACTAAGGAACACCGTGAAGCTTTGGCTAAAAATGCCAAAGCATTATACATAAAGTGCAGAGATGCAATGAAAGATGTACAAAATGAATTCGTTAAGAAGACCAAGAAACAAACTGGTGTGTCTGAGGATCTGGTTTTTAATGTCACTAAGCAAATCGGGGTTTTATGTGAACAGTATCAAAATGATGCAAAGAATATCTATGAAACCAAGCATAATGAGCTCGTAGGAAAATAA